In Paenibacillus sonchi, a single genomic region encodes these proteins:
- a CDS encoding carbohydrate binding domain-containing protein produces MANSNFEAYSGLNGIADGWNAFASPEAIGQYEVVSNPVSEGSRAQKISVSDMPKAKQGMNIWQDTNVRGGSKYEISGRVKLENMVNMQMSIVIHYFDSNNQLVGQYGMDYKQNTMDWVKLSGILNVPTNATTARIHFHMSSTGEHGKGTAYVDGTALVLGESVNELFNPGFEKSVKTNGVADGWNAFVSPEAVGQYEVVLNPVSEGSRAQKISVSDMPKAKQGMNIWQDTNVRGGSKYEISGRVKLENMVNMQMSIVIHYFDSNNQLVGQYGMEYKQNTMDWVKLSGILNVPTNATTARIHFHMNSTGEHGKGTAYVDGTALVLGERVNELFNPGFEKSVKTNGVADGWNIFVSPEVVGQYEVVSNPVSEGSRAQKINVSDMPKAKQGMNIWQDTNVRGGSKYEISGRVKLENMVNMQMSIVIHYFDSNNQLVGQYGMEYKQNTMDWVKLSGILNVPTNATTARIHFHMNSTGEHGKGTAYVDDTALVLVGI; encoded by the coding sequence TTGGCTAATTCTAATTTTGAAGCTTATAGCGGATTAAACGGAATTGCAGATGGCTGGAACGCCTTTGCAAGCCCCGAAGCCATAGGGCAATATGAAGTGGTATCGAACCCGGTATCAGAAGGAAGCCGGGCACAGAAAATTAGTGTCAGCGATATGCCGAAAGCGAAGCAGGGCATGAATATCTGGCAGGATACGAACGTACGGGGAGGAAGTAAATACGAGATCAGTGGACGGGTGAAGCTGGAGAATATGGTCAACATGCAAATGTCGATCGTCATACATTACTTCGATTCAAATAACCAGTTGGTTGGTCAGTATGGAATGGATTACAAGCAGAATACGATGGACTGGGTAAAATTGTCGGGGATCCTGAACGTTCCGACGAACGCTACAACGGCCCGAATTCATTTTCATATGAGCTCCACCGGGGAACATGGGAAGGGAACGGCGTATGTGGATGGTACGGCTTTGGTCTTGGGGGAAAGCGTTAATGAGTTGTTCAATCCAGGCTTCGAGAAGAGTGTCAAAACTAACGGAGTAGCAGATGGCTGGAACGCCTTTGTAAGCCCCGAAGCCGTAGGGCAATATGAAGTGGTATTGAACCCGGTATCAGAAGGAAGCCGGGCACAGAAAATTAGTGTCAGCGATATGCCGAAAGCGAAGCAGGGCATGAATATCTGGCAGGATACGAACGTACGGGGAGGAAGTAAATACGAGATCAGTGGACGGGTGAAGCTGGAGAATATGGTCAACATGCAAATGTCGATCGTCATACACTACTTCGATTCAAATAACCAGTTGGTTGGTCAGTATGGAATGGAATACAAGCAGAATACGATGGACTGGGTAAAATTGTCGGGGATCCTGAACGTTCCGACGAACGCTACAACGGCCCGTATTCATTTTCATATGAACTCCACCGGAGAACATGGGAAGGGAACGGCGTATGTGGATGGTACGGCTTTGGTCTTGGGAGAAAGAGTTAATGAGTTGTTCAATCCAGGCTTCGAGAAGAGTGTCAAAACTAACGGAGTAGCCGATGGCTGGAACATCTTTGTAAGCCCCGAAGTCGTAGGGCAATACGAAGTGGTATCGAACCCGGTATCAGAAGGAAGCCGGGCACAGAAAATTAATGTCAGCGATATGCCGAAAGCGAAGCAGGGCATGAACATTTGGCAGGATACGAACGTACGGGGAGGAAGTAAATACGAGATCAGTGGACGGGTGAAGCTGGAGAATATGGTCAACATGCAAATGTCGATCGTCATACACTACTTCGATTCAAATAACCAGTTGGTTGGTCAGTATGGAATGGAATACAAGCAGAATACGATGGACTGGGTAAAATTGTCGGGGATCCTGAACGTTCCGACGAACGCTACAACGGCCCGTATTCATTTTCATATGAACTCCACCGGAGAACATGGAAAAGGAACGGCGTATGTGGATGATACGGCTTTGGTTCTTGTTGGGATTTAA
- a CDS encoding RHS repeat domain-containing protein — protein MLSSITDSLGREIRFSYENSNLGESVNFNGEHVYIQVFDGGREVEKVTLNKGRAQATVNELQMYVPFLSSITNQAGETTFLEYQFAFGKYNPHSLFYGEQDYNMFGLLKKVSYPHSTTNYDYNIVVRHIWYYETMQEYQVTGRSDQTGNTLYNQMKYMYIGNYTGSSLEDYPGMIPESNYYSSIITTQSTTNENGKQTTYNFDGKGRLLSLDVQAANGERKVENYSGFHPLFIYSPTRTTLLEYGVGDNETTANQLITETSYNDWGYVASQTKPMPIDQFNNANLRQHYTTSYTYEPNFHFLESKSWYQNESDASPLTERYTYTGNGRQETVTNAKNERTFYTYGYFDGLGKIERATVETWADNRLAAKSVVRYGSENDYAYPTEQQQWFNVGTAEEKVVKTLIAYDKGNGQIIQKTDGNNQSVTYEYDAGGRLKKETHPVRTNANGERYSDVTDYNYYYQTSGNFDSVNAGTPILKVDSIHTVTNLSNNSVIKTYANVLYNGMGLVLLEEHYDDNAGKWVYQQYHYDDMGRPVYSIDPAGNTLTVSYDAWGRQNRATNANGDLIVSDYSFKARTNTSYIQDKNTGEKLNYVQDTYDAWGNKISASTYKDWPTNQQQITESYRYDIAGNITGYTDPNHNVNEDGVTTTYAYDALGRLSAIKDALNQTTNYSYDGNGQVSKVTIQAKNGSPQTLNTKTYNELGLLKVKQDGASQNESYTYNSAGQLAAKTDRNGSTFGYTYDESGQLKKSTISGMINNVAQTQETNVIFGKDNPRTQVIQTLTNNVVTATQTQVMDSLGQVRSTFSVAGNHSASIGNQRDVLGRMTQINDSFMGFYTNYQYNKQRLDKVQTNGSSTVTGSASANVQYSYFANDLVKSITYPTLTDGSILKTEYTYNKALGWTESMTNTKGSDVLSGYSYGYDNNGNRVSVSEVRKGSSTAQTTSYTYDALNRLLSITRPDGGKTTYTYDVRGNRQTSSDTGNVNLDTMDTSYTYDLQNTLTSVTKGGSATSFKYYADGMRFMKTNGSTQTQVNYNLSGEVISQEKIVSGVFVEQANFVRGDRVLVKKDKKNNSVTDYYYLYNGHGDVVQIVDTSGVVINNYTYDEWGNITSQVEGTSNSFKYTGEVYDAETGLYYLRARYYDPSMGRFLNEDTYEGQIDNPLSQNLYTYVHNNPLRYADPSGHFTKDTYDVQELKQLLSEASSISKDSKYFNAYKTKIMERYGFDSIMDENQYNYLYGLLTGTSAYENSAGRSDWASDQFVSAYYESQEAAYLLMYAAGMAGGVGGRGGGSKKAGNTSKFTPNENGYFGIVGQSGSTKVRNLTGGDKAAKQFFGEKTRGFKTEKDLGNGKVLRVMDDGTVITYRPISHSDGTPAVDINGGNTFRQQKIHFIP, from the coding sequence GTGCTCTCATCGATTACAGACTCATTGGGCCGGGAAATACGATTTTCGTATGAAAACAGCAATCTGGGTGAATCGGTTAACTTTAACGGGGAACATGTCTATATTCAAGTGTTCGATGGCGGACGAGAGGTTGAGAAGGTCACCTTGAATAAAGGCCGGGCGCAAGCGACAGTCAATGAACTTCAAATGTATGTGCCTTTTTTGTCATCCATTACGAATCAGGCAGGCGAGACGACTTTTCTGGAATATCAATTCGCATTTGGCAAATATAATCCGCATAGTTTGTTTTATGGGGAACAGGATTATAATATGTTCGGATTGCTCAAGAAAGTGAGTTATCCGCACTCCACAACGAATTATGATTACAACATAGTGGTTCGACATATTTGGTATTATGAGACAATGCAAGAATATCAGGTGACGGGGCGCAGTGATCAGACGGGGAATACACTGTATAACCAGATGAAGTACATGTATATTGGAAATTACACAGGGTCTTCACTTGAAGACTATCCAGGCATGATCCCTGAAAGCAATTACTATAGTTCCATCATTACCACTCAAAGCACGACGAATGAAAATGGGAAACAAACCACCTACAATTTTGACGGTAAAGGCCGATTACTGTCCTTGGATGTTCAGGCCGCAAACGGAGAACGGAAAGTTGAGAATTATTCAGGATTTCATCCTTTGTTTATTTACTCACCGACTAGAACGACCTTACTTGAATATGGGGTAGGAGATAACGAGACTACCGCAAATCAATTGATCACAGAAACAAGTTATAATGATTGGGGATACGTGGCTTCGCAAACGAAGCCCATGCCCATTGATCAGTTCAATAATGCAAATTTGCGGCAGCATTACACCACAAGCTACACGTATGAACCCAATTTTCATTTTCTGGAATCCAAATCGTGGTACCAGAATGAGAGTGATGCAAGTCCGCTTACGGAGCGCTATACGTACACCGGGAACGGCCGTCAAGAGACTGTGACCAACGCCAAAAACGAGCGGACGTTCTATACCTACGGCTACTTTGATGGATTAGGCAAGATTGAACGAGCAACCGTCGAAACCTGGGCAGATAATCGACTTGCCGCTAAGTCTGTGGTTCGGTATGGCAGTGAAAATGACTACGCTTATCCAACGGAACAACAACAGTGGTTCAATGTTGGTACTGCAGAGGAAAAAGTCGTCAAAACCTTGATCGCATACGATAAAGGAAACGGTCAAATTATCCAGAAAACGGATGGAAACAATCAATCGGTTACCTATGAATACGATGCTGGGGGCCGTCTGAAAAAAGAAACTCATCCAGTCCGAACCAATGCCAACGGAGAAAGATATAGTGATGTGACCGATTATAATTATTATTATCAGACCTCCGGAAACTTTGATTCCGTCAATGCAGGGACACCGATTTTAAAAGTCGATTCCATTCATACCGTTACGAACCTATCCAATAACAGTGTGATCAAAACCTATGCCAATGTGCTCTATAACGGGATGGGTCTCGTTCTGTTGGAAGAGCACTACGATGATAATGCGGGAAAATGGGTATACCAGCAATATCATTATGACGATATGGGGCGTCCGGTGTATTCCATTGACCCCGCTGGAAATACATTGACTGTCAGCTACGATGCGTGGGGCAGACAGAACCGGGCCACGAATGCCAACGGAGATCTCATCGTCAGCGACTATTCATTCAAAGCGCGCACCAACACAAGCTACATTCAGGATAAGAACACAGGCGAAAAGCTGAACTATGTCCAGGACACCTACGATGCCTGGGGAAATAAAATTTCGGCTTCCACCTATAAGGATTGGCCAACGAATCAACAACAGATTACCGAATCCTATCGATACGATATCGCGGGAAACATCACAGGTTACACCGATCCTAATCATAATGTGAACGAGGACGGGGTTACGACCACCTATGCCTATGATGCCTTAGGCCGTTTATCCGCCATAAAAGATGCGCTGAACCAGACCACCAACTACAGCTATGACGGGAATGGGCAGGTATCGAAAGTGACGATACAGGCTAAAAACGGCTCGCCGCAAACCCTGAATACCAAGACGTATAATGAACTGGGCCTGCTTAAAGTGAAACAGGACGGGGCTTCACAAAATGAAAGCTATACCTACAACAGCGCAGGCCAATTGGCAGCAAAAACAGACCGCAATGGCAGCACGTTTGGATATACGTATGACGAAAGCGGCCAACTGAAAAAGAGCACGATCAGCGGGATGATCAACAATGTAGCGCAAACGCAGGAAACGAATGTGATTTTCGGCAAGGATAATCCGAGAACTCAGGTGATTCAAACCCTTACGAATAACGTGGTGACCGCCACTCAAACGCAAGTGATGGATAGCTTGGGCCAAGTGCGTTCGACTTTCTCCGTTGCGGGCAATCACTCGGCGTCTATCGGGAACCAGAGAGATGTACTGGGACGGATGACACAGATCAATGACAGCTTTATGGGCTTTTACACGAACTATCAGTATAACAAGCAGCGGCTGGATAAAGTACAAACCAACGGGAGTTCCACGGTCACAGGTTCGGCTTCGGCCAATGTGCAGTACAGCTACTTCGCGAACGATTTGGTGAAGTCGATTACGTACCCGACGCTTACAGATGGCAGCATCCTGAAGACGGAATATACGTACAACAAAGCGCTGGGCTGGACCGAGAGCATGACGAACACCAAAGGGAGTGACGTGCTTTCGGGATACAGCTATGGTTACGACAATAACGGGAATCGCGTCTCCGTAAGCGAGGTGCGTAAAGGCAGCAGCACCGCGCAAACAACAAGTTATACCTATGACGCGCTGAACCGCCTGTTGTCCATTACCCGGCCGGATGGCGGAAAAACGACGTACACCTATGACGTGCGGGGCAACCGGCAGACGTCATCGGATACGGGCAACGTCAATCTGGACACGATGGATACGAGCTACACCTATGACTTGCAGAACACCTTAACCTCCGTCACCAAAGGAGGAAGTGCAACCAGCTTTAAGTATTATGCCGATGGTATGCGTTTCATGAAAACGAATGGCAGTACCCAGACCCAGGTGAACTATAACCTCAGTGGTGAGGTGATCTCGCAAGAAAAGATTGTGAGTGGCGTGTTCGTGGAACAAGCGAACTTTGTGCGTGGGGACCGGGTGTTGGTGAAGAAGGACAAAAAGAACAACAGCGTCACGGATTACTATTACCTGTACAATGGGCACGGTGACGTCGTGCAGATCGTGGATACCAGCGGGGTGGTAATCAACAACTATACCTACGATGAGTGGGGAAACATCACCAGCCAGGTGGAGGGAACCTCTAACTCCTTCAAGTACACAGGAGAAGTGTACGATGCCGAAACCGGGCTTTACTATCTGCGGGCACGCTATTATGATCCGAGCATGGGGCGGTTTTTAAATGAGGATACGTATGAAGGGCAGATTGATAATCCGTTAAGTCAGAATCTGTATACGTATGTGCATAATAATCCGTTGAGATATGCTGACCCGAGCGGACATTTTACGAAGGATACTTATGACGTTCAAGAATTAAAACAATTGCTGAGTGAAGCGAGTTCTATCAGTAAAGACAGCAAATATTTTAACGCATACAAAACAAAAATAATGGAACGCTACGGCTTTGACAGTATCATGGATGAGAATCAATATAATTACTTGTATGGCTTATTAACGGGAACGAGTGCATATGAGAACAGTGCTGGCAGGTCTGATTGGGCGAGCGATCAGTTCGTAAGTGCGTACTATGAGTCCCAAGAGGCAGCGTATCTTCTCATGTATGCTGCAGGTATGGCAGGTGGTGTAGGTGGCAGAGGGGGAGGTTCTAAAAAAGCAGGAAATACTTCAAAGTTTACTCCAAATGAAAATGGATATTTTGGAATAGTAGGTCAAAGCGGAAGTACTAAAGTAAGAAATCTAACAGGAGGAGATAAGGCAGCTAAACAATTTTTTGGAGAAAAAACTCGAGGATTCAAAACAGAAAAAGACCTTGGCAATGGTAAGGTCCTAAGGGTTATGGATGATGGAACAGTAATAACTTACAGGCCTATTTCGCATTCTGATGGTACTCCAGCGGTTGATATTAATGGGGGCAATACTTTCAGACAACAAAAAATTCATTTCATACCCTAG
- a CDS encoding polymorphic toxin-type HINT domain-containing protein: MMYAAGMAGGLSGRAGGSKKSGCNCFKAGTKVQTDEGEKNIEDIEVGDEVLSKDETTGEVAYQEVTYTFNHETDAIYNIHVGGQTIESTFNHPFYVKDKGWTYVKDLKVGDLLVQSDGNTLEITSIELLHKHVTVYNMTVDDFHTYFVSDLGIWVHNSECGVTISKAAARVAKKLSPEAKKGYEAAIMGLETGDLRGLNAHPLSGTRKGQWAVDIKGSGSGRGDARVIYTKDSDENINVVEVITTHNDY; encoded by the coding sequence ATGATGTATGCTGCAGGCATGGCAGGTGGTCTAAGCGGCCGAGCGGGAGGTTCCAAAAAGTCTGGTTGTAACTGCTTTAAAGCGGGGACAAAGGTTCAAACAGACGAAGGGGAGAAGAATATCGAAGACATTGAAGTTGGAGATGAGGTTCTCTCAAAGGATGAAACGACTGGCGAGGTAGCTTATCAAGAAGTTACCTATACATTCAACCATGAGACGGATGCGATCTACAATATCCATGTAGGCGGTCAGACGATAGAATCGACCTTTAACCATCCGTTCTATGTGAAGGACAAGGGATGGACGTATGTCAAAGACCTCAAGGTCGGTGACTTGCTAGTTCAGAGCGACGGGAATACACTGGAAATAACCAGTATTGAGCTGTTGCACAAGCATGTCACGGTTTACAACATGACGGTTGATGATTTCCATACGTATTTCGTCAGTGACCTTGGGATTTGGGTTCATAATAGTGAATGTGGTGTAACAATCTCAAAGGCGGCGGCTAGGGTAGCAAAGAAACTATCCCCCGAGGCAAAAAAAGGTTACGAGGCTGCAATTATGGGTCTTGAAACTGGAGATTTGAGAGGACTAAATGCTCATCCACTTTCAGGCACTAGAAAAGGCCAGTGGGCAGTAGATATCAAGGGGTCAGGAAGTGGCCGTGGGGATGCCAGGGTAATTTACACAAAAGATTCTGATGAAAATATTAACGTAGTAGAAGTAATAACAACCCATAATGATTACTAA
- a CDS encoding GBS Bsp-like repeat-containing protein, which translates to MEKERRMWMIRLWFLLGFKQDLVFNRFNFPQFAVDGRIRKKSIIKRGNNDPITRFSCIRINQFRTIILSSLLIYLFSILFSPAVWAEETKTSSYIIVNMAGTSQKQKNFVYNRGRLETEILPDNSMIQYTYDPNGNLLKRTKGYSVEPYVISTSAVSYDIYLKNVPDGVREVRFPTWTELNGQDDIDWIVGEKVAPGLWKCTVVLSKHGGITGTYITHIYADGVGAGGLTAQIQNTLKVTSPQAASLADGSYEVRVEGVARTVSEVRFPTWTENNGQDDLENPWIMGKRSMIPHGRFGYRLLSTILKPGIISLIFITLTSMGRWLELVVRPLRLRGHRGLQRNGYFRCVLRCFYLWGRSEGPKSPISDMDGL; encoded by the coding sequence ATGGAAAAGGAACGGCGTATGTGGATGATACGGCTTTGGTTCTTGTTGGGATTTAAACAGGATCTGGTGTTTAATCGATTCAATTTTCCGCAGTTTGCAGTGGACGGGAGAATAAGAAAAAAATCAATAATTAAAAGGGGGAACAATGATCCTATTACGAGATTCTCATGTATCAGAATAAATCAATTTAGAACTATAATTTTAAGCAGTCTCTTAATCTATTTATTTTCAATATTGTTTTCCCCTGCAGTTTGGGCAGAGGAAACGAAAACCTCCAGCTACATCATTGTCAATATGGCAGGAACTAGTCAGAAACAGAAGAATTTTGTGTATAACAGAGGCAGACTTGAAACAGAGATCTTGCCGGATAATTCGATGATTCAATATACATACGATCCTAATGGAAATCTGCTCAAGCGAACGAAGGGTTATTCTGTTGAGCCTTATGTGATCAGTACTTCGGCAGTCTCTTATGATATTTACTTAAAGAATGTTCCGGACGGTGTGCGGGAAGTCCGTTTTCCAACATGGACGGAACTGAACGGTCAGGATGATATTGATTGGATCGTCGGTGAGAAAGTTGCTCCAGGTTTGTGGAAATGCACAGTTGTCCTCTCCAAGCATGGTGGAATCACCGGTACTTATATTACGCATATCTATGCAGATGGTGTAGGCGCTGGAGGTTTGACGGCACAGATTCAAAACACACTCAAAGTCACTTCTCCTCAGGCAGCCTCGCTCGCCGATGGATCGTATGAGGTAAGAGTGGAAGGTGTGGCCAGAACCGTTAGTGAGGTGCGTTTCCCTACATGGACCGAAAATAATGGACAGGATGATTTGGAGAATCCCTGGATTATGGGGAAAAGGTCAATGATACCACATGGAAGATTCGGGTACCGTTTGCTAAGCACAATTTTGAAACCGGGAATTATTTCACTCATTTTTATTACTTTGACAAGTATGGGACGATGGCTGGAATTAGTGGTACGACCGTTACGGTTAAGGGGGCACAGGGGGCTCCAAAGAAACGGATATTTCAGGTGTGTCCTACGATGTTTTTATTTATGGGGTAGATCCGAAGGTCCAAAAAGTCCAATTTCCGACATGGACGGCCTATAA
- a CDS encoding polymorphic toxin-type HINT domain-containing protein, with product MDGKGWTFVKDLKVGDLLVSSDGSKLAIDKIEKGPREATVYNFEVADFHSYFVSNLGIWVHNCAWAANTFAAGKLDEHFTKHVVKKQEWADLGYSLTKEGYFNRAKNLLNSSIGGDVRGFTSKNGYVFRYNSKTNEFATAKPDGTIETLFRPKDGMKYWEDQVKMYGGS from the coding sequence TTGGATGGTAAGGGATGGACGTTCGTTAAAGACCTGAAAGTTGGCGACTTGCTTGTTTCGAGTGATGGTTCTAAACTGGCAATAGATAAGATTGAGAAAGGGCCGAGAGAGGCAACAGTCTATAACTTTGAGGTAGCTGATTTTCATTCATATTTTGTGTCAAACCTTGGGATTTGGGTGCATAATTGTGCATGGGCTGCAAATACTTTTGCAGCCGGAAAACTTGATGAGCATTTTACTAAGCATGTTGTAAAAAAACAAGAATGGGCTGATCTAGGTTACTCGCTTACAAAAGAAGGTTACTTTAATAGGGCTAAAAATTTATTGAATAGCAGTATTGGTGGGGACGTACGGGGATTTACATCAAAGAATGGCTACGTTTTTCGATATAATTCAAAAACTAACGAGTTTGCTACAGCAAAACCTGATGGTACTATCGAAACATTATTTAGACCCAAAGATGGGATGAAGTACTGGGAAGATCAAGTTAAGATGTATGGGGGGAGCTAG
- a CDS encoding RHS repeat-associated core domain-containing protein, protein MTPTARLRTIMCLMDWGILLLKKMRFELLEYAGECFDPETGLYYLRARYYDPSMGRFLNEDTVEGQIDNPLSLNLYTYVSNNPLIYSDPSGHSQEIGGSAFESRTIGSNGVLYNKNGSVAWDYYLAWRKSDRLGFDKLANSGKGISKDQMMVMRLTLSFVTYADDGTLVLLMESDGQYGLAKGIMEKYGVKVEEKIVLKNTAKIANFNSINFDNKQLGKKYGEHKLDYPGMTHQQYKEYAISIFENPDRAVFDANNNEFYYIRGDDLLRVKENGDFISLYPGADSTRVKRAINEANGGR, encoded by the coding sequence TTGACACCAACGGCTAGGTTAAGAACAATCATGTGTTTGATGGACTGGGGAATATTACTTCTAAAAAAGATGAGATTTGAACTCCTCGAGTATGCTGGAGAATGCTTTGATCCAGAAACCGGGCTTTACTATTTGCGGGCACGGTATTATGATCCGAGCATGGGGCGGTTTTTAAATGAGGATACGGTTGAGGGGCAGATTGATAATCCGCTGAGTTTGAATTTGTATACGTATGTGAGTAATAATCCGTTGATTTATAGTGATCCAAGCGGTCATAGTCAAGAAATCGGAGGCTCAGCATTCGAAAGTAGAACAATAGGTTCAAATGGCGTTCTTTATAACAAAAATGGTAGCGTGGCATGGGATTATTATCTTGCTTGGCGGAAGAGTGATCGATTGGGGTTTGACAAACTTGCAAACTCAGGAAAAGGTATTTCTAAAGACCAGATGATGGTCATGCGACTTACGCTATCATTTGTGACATATGCAGATGATGGCACATTAGTATTATTAATGGAAAGTGACGGGCAGTATGGACTAGCTAAAGGAATTATGGAGAAGTATGGAGTTAAAGTTGAAGAAAAGATTGTTCTTAAGAACACAGCTAAAATTGCCAATTTTAATTCTATTAATTTTGACAATAAGCAGTTAGGGAAAAAATATGGAGAGCATAAGCTTGATTACCCTGGAATGACACATCAACAATACAAAGAGTATGCTATTAGCATATTCGAGAATCCAGATAGAGCTGTCTTTGACGCAAATAATAATGAGTTTTATTATATTAGAGGAGACGATTTGTTGAGAGTCAAAGAAAATGGCGATTTTATCAGTCTTTATCCTGGTGCTGATTCCACAAGAGTGAAAAGGGCAATTAATGAAGCGAATGGTGGAAGGTGA
- a CDS encoding RICIN domain-containing protein, giving the protein MKKYISFIVILIFIIVNSQTAGAMKYTYTKTGALSLVTISEGKYVNFQYDNNGNLIGKKNLSCKPSEYKLMNVNSNKALDVFAGNTTNGTKIQIESDNGTDAQRWLLCSTLNNSFKLINVNSGKALDVAGGGTADGTNIHLWNDNGTEAQAWNLVDKGDGTYELVNIHSNKVLDVTNGATTNGTSVQIWTRNGTTAQKWRLVKAISNGAEYKLLNAGNGKAVDVTGGNTADGTPVQIWTDNGTTSQRWQVYDKGGNKYKLINVNSGKALEVSGGGTDNGSAVQIWTDNGTTSQEWIFRQNADGSMSLINVNSNKVLDIPGGNTADGTRLQIYTDNGTSSQSWKLVK; this is encoded by the coding sequence ATGAAAAAGTATATATCATTTATAGTTATTCTCATTTTTATCATAGTTAATTCCCAGACAGCTGGCGCTATGAAATACACCTATACCAAAACAGGAGCGTTAAGTCTGGTGACTATTTCAGAGGGGAAATATGTGAATTTTCAGTATGATAACAACGGCAACCTGATTGGGAAGAAGAATCTAAGCTGCAAGCCTTCAGAATATAAATTAATGAATGTGAACAGTAACAAGGCTCTGGATGTTTTTGCGGGAAATACAACCAATGGCACAAAAATTCAGATTGAATCAGATAACGGAACAGATGCACAGCGGTGGTTGCTGTGTAGTACATTGAATAATTCCTTTAAGCTCATCAATGTAAATAGTGGAAAAGCCCTCGATGTAGCCGGGGGAGGAACTGCGGACGGGACAAACATCCATCTATGGAATGATAACGGCACAGAAGCTCAGGCATGGAACCTTGTAGATAAGGGTGACGGCACATATGAGCTTGTAAATATACATAGTAACAAAGTTCTTGATGTAACAAACGGAGCAACAACAAATGGAACCTCTGTGCAGATATGGACCCGGAATGGAACAACCGCTCAGAAGTGGAGACTCGTCAAGGCGATTTCAAATGGAGCTGAGTATAAGCTATTAAATGCTGGTAATGGAAAAGCGGTGGATGTCACAGGAGGAAATACTGCAGACGGAACACCGGTCCAAATTTGGACAGATAACGGGACGACTTCTCAAAGATGGCAGGTTTATGATAAAGGCGGCAATAAGTATAAATTGATTAATGTGAATAGCGGGAAGGCTCTGGAAGTATCAGGTGGCGGCACAGACAACGGATCAGCCGTTCAAATCTGGACAGATAATGGAACAACATCACAGGAATGGATTTTTAGACAGAATGCAGATGGCTCAATGAGCTTAATAAATGTTAATAGTAACAAAGTACTGGATATACCCGGAGGAAATACTGCGGATGGTACGCGCTTGCAGATTTACACTGACAACGGAACAAGCTCGCAAAGTTGGAAGCTGGTCAAATAG
- a CDS encoding GBS Bsp-like repeat-containing protein, with protein MSYDVFIYGVDPKVQKVQFPTWTAYKDQDDIEWIDGVKIGNGVWKATVVYSKHNSELGRYITHIYADGKYAGAWEFTVVDALKLTYPSVAYLSSGFYDLTVEGISSNVTTVRFPTWTERNGQDDLENPWIEGERITSTSWRIRIPYHKHNKETGVYNTHIYSYDAYGNSRGVGGLTVEVRN; from the coding sequence GTGTCCTACGATGTTTTTATTTATGGGGTAGATCCGAAGGTCCAAAAAGTCCAATTTCCGACATGGACGGCCTATAAAGATCAGGATGATATTGAGTGGATTGACGGGGTGAAGATAGGGAACGGGGTATGGAAAGCAACGGTAGTCTACTCCAAACATAACTCAGAACTTGGGAGATACATCACCCATATCTATGCAGATGGAAAATATGCGGGGGCATGGGAATTTACAGTGGTAGATGCGTTGAAGCTTACGTATCCATCCGTCGCTTATCTCAGTAGTGGTTTCTATGATCTTACAGTTGAGGGGATTTCCTCCAATGTAACAACAGTACGCTTTCCCACTTGGACGGAAAGAAATGGTCAAGATGACCTGGAAAATCCTTGGATTGAGGGAGAACGGATAACCAGTACAAGCTGGAGAATCCGTATTCCATACCACAAGCATAACAAGGAGACGGGGGTGTACAACACTCATATCTATTCCTATGATGCTTATGGGAATAGCAGAGGAGTTGGGGGATTGACGGTGGAGGTACGGAATTAA
- a CDS encoding CPCC family cysteine-rich protein, translating to MPRKYACPCCGYLTLPDEPPGTFEICPVCYWEDDNLQHAEPEREGGANSISLIEARENFKKHGAMSLEFLDVVRLPLQEEQP from the coding sequence ATGCCAAGAAAATATGCATGCCCTTGTTGTGGTTATTTAACATTGCCTGATGAACCACCGGGGACTTTTGAGATTTGTCCTGTCTGCTACTGGGAGGATGATAATCTACAGCATGCTGAACCGGAACGAGAAGGCGGGGCTAACTCTATTTCACTGATAGAAGCGAGAGAGAACTTCAAGAAACATGGGGCGATGTCTCTAGAGTTTTTGGATGTAGTACGATTACCGTTGCAAGAAGAACAACCATGA